In Coriobacteriaceae bacterium, a single window of DNA contains:
- a CDS encoding ACP S-malonyltransferase, with amino-acid sequence MGSVAFLFAGQGAQHPAMGVDLIEASPAAAEVFAIADEVRPGTSEQCRSASREELSQTENTQPCVFVHDLAAAIALRERGVVPAACAGFSLGEVAALTFAGVFDTRAGFELVCERAALMAAAAERHPGGMRAVIKLDAVQVEGLAKQAGEDCWPVNYNSPQQTVVAGAPDALQNLDALVKEAGGRAMKVAVSGAFHSPYMAEATEGLATYIQAGHAPSPLLIPVMANMMAAPYPADPQAASEVLANQVSHAVRWVDTLHALQDQGIDTFIEVGPGKTLSGLVKRTLSDVRAYSCETAEQAAAIADELA; translated from the coding sequence ATGGGTAGCGTAGCGTTTCTGTTTGCCGGCCAGGGTGCCCAACACCCCGCGATGGGCGTCGACCTGATCGAGGCATCGCCGGCGGCCGCCGAGGTGTTCGCCATTGCCGACGAGGTGCGCCCGGGGACCAGCGAGCAGTGCCGGAGCGCCTCCAGGGAGGAGCTCTCGCAGACCGAGAACACGCAGCCGTGCGTGTTCGTTCACGACCTGGCAGCGGCTATCGCCCTGCGTGAGCGCGGCGTGGTGCCTGCCGCCTGTGCGGGATTCTCGCTGGGCGAGGTCGCCGCGCTCACCTTTGCGGGGGTATTCGATACGCGAGCGGGCTTTGAGCTCGTGTGCGAGCGCGCGGCGCTGATGGCCGCGGCTGCCGAGCGCCATCCGGGCGGCATGCGCGCCGTCATCAAGCTCGATGCGGTGCAAGTCGAGGGCCTGGCAAAACAGGCCGGCGAGGACTGCTGGCCGGTCAACTACAACAGTCCCCAGCAGACGGTTGTGGCCGGAGCGCCCGATGCGTTGCAGAACCTCGACGCCCTGGTAAAAGAGGCTGGCGGTCGCGCCATGAAGGTCGCGGTGTCGGGTGCATTCCATAGCCCCTATATGGCCGAGGCGACTGAGGGGCTGGCGACGTATATCCAAGCCGGGCACGCCCCGTCCCCTTTGCTGATTCCGGTCATGGCAAATATGATGGCGGCTCCCTATCCGGCCGACCCGCAGGCGGCATCGGAGGTGCTGGCCAACCAGGTGAGTCATGCCGTGCGCTGGGTCGACACGCTGCATGCTCTGCAGGATCAAGGCATCGACACGTTTATTGAGGTCGGCCCCGGCAAAACGCTGTCGGGCCTGGTCAAGCGTACGTTGAGCGACGTTCGTGCGTATTCATGCGAAACGGCCGAGCAGGCCGCAGCTATTGCCGACGAGCTCGCATAG
- a CDS encoding phosphopantetheine-binding protein, with translation MADQKTFERVCDVIRETAGLDDVEMRPESTLEEIGLDSLGTVEILVAVEDEFGIELDTEENPKTVGEFVDTVEAALEK, from the coding sequence ATGGCAGATCAGAAGACCTTCGAGCGCGTTTGCGACGTTATCCGCGAGACGGCTGGCCTTGACGACGTCGAGATGAGGCCCGAGTCAACGCTCGAGGAGATTGGTCTCGACAGCCTTGGCACTGTCGAAATCCTCGTCGCCGTCGAGGACGAGTTTGGCATTGAGCTCGATACCGAGGAGAATCCCAAGACGGTCGGCGAGTTCGTCGATACGGTCGAGGCGGCATTGGAGAAGTAG
- a CDS encoding beta-ketoacyl-ACP synthase 3: MGFTILGTGSALPERSVSNDELSEFLDTSDEWIFTRTGIKSRHVCTTESLDDLAVAASERALRVSGIDASQLDLIVCSTTTGDHLVPAEACAVTERLGATCPAFDVSAACAGFVFALDVAEGYIARGRAEHVLVVAAEQMTRALDWTDRATCVLFGDGAGAAVIGAGGDNPLAVELSTAPDVETLRVPGLVGTSPFKASADSESVLSMNGRRVFKFGVNAICDTVHKLASDAGISVEDIDHFVFHQANERILSQAVKRLGVPDELMVRTLRETGNISSACIPFALDRLARTDALNVGDTIALVGFGAGLDIGGYLLRWK; the protein is encoded by the coding sequence ATGGGTTTCACGATTCTTGGAACAGGCTCGGCGCTTCCTGAGCGCAGTGTTTCCAATGACGAGCTGTCCGAGTTCCTCGATACCTCGGATGAGTGGATTTTTACCCGCACAGGTATCAAGAGCCGCCACGTCTGCACCACCGAGTCACTTGACGACCTTGCCGTAGCGGCGAGCGAGCGGGCACTCCGGGTGTCCGGAATCGACGCGAGCCAGCTGGATCTGATCGTCTGCTCGACGACGACAGGTGATCACCTTGTTCCCGCTGAGGCGTGTGCCGTTACTGAGCGACTAGGCGCGACGTGCCCTGCCTTCGATGTCTCGGCGGCTTGTGCCGGCTTCGTATTTGCGCTCGATGTCGCCGAGGGCTATATCGCCCGCGGTCGCGCCGAGCACGTGCTGGTCGTTGCCGCCGAGCAGATGACGCGCGCGCTCGATTGGACCGACCGTGCCACGTGCGTGCTCTTTGGCGATGGGGCAGGCGCCGCAGTGATTGGGGCTGGGGGAGACAACCCCCTTGCCGTTGAGCTTTCGACGGCGCCCGACGTCGAGACGTTGCGCGTTCCCGGTCTGGTCGGTACCTCGCCGTTTAAGGCCTCCGCAGATAGCGAGAGCGTGCTGTCCATGAATGGCCGCCGCGTGTTCAAGTTCGGCGTCAACGCCATCTGCGACACGGTCCATAAGCTTGCGAGCGATGCGGGCATTTCGGTCGAAGACATCGATCATTTTGTATTCCATCAGGCTAACGAACGAATCCTGAGTCAGGCGGTCAAGCGCCTCGGCGTGCCAGACGAGCTCATGGTTCGAACGCTGCGGGAGACCGGCAACATTTCGAGCGCCTGCATTCCCTTTGCGCTTGACCGACTGGCACGCACCGACGCACTGAATGTGGGCGACACCATCGCCCTCGTTGGATTTGGCGCCGGCCTGGATATAGGTGGCTATCTGCTTCGTTGGAAGTAG
- the fabK gene encoding enoyl-[acyl-carrier-protein] reductase FabK — protein MLKSPLCDLLGIEKPVFQGGMAWIADASLASAVSEAGGLGIIAAMNADANWLRDQIHELRAKTDKPFGVNVMLMSPFVDEVAQVVIDEQVPVVVTGAGNPTKYMKAWGDAGIKVIPVVASVALARLVARRGATAVVAEGTESGGHIGETSTMALVPQVVDAVDIPVVAAGGIADGRGVAAAFMLGAAGVQVGTRFLVANECTVSEQYKELVLKAGDTSTRATGRSTGHPVRALKSPFTNAYAKNEAAGASPEELGAMGTGALRKAAKDGNYEEGSYLCGQIAGMVNERQSAREIVDDLVDGAVRVLKGASAWVA, from the coding sequence ATGCTCAAGTCTCCTCTCTGCGATCTGCTCGGCATCGAAAAACCCGTGTTCCAGGGTGGCATGGCCTGGATTGCCGACGCCTCGCTGGCATCTGCCGTGTCCGAGGCAGGCGGCTTAGGGATTATCGCGGCCATGAATGCCGACGCAAACTGGCTGCGCGATCAGATTCACGAGCTGCGCGCCAAGACGGATAAGCCCTTTGGCGTCAACGTTATGCTCATGAGCCCGTTTGTCGACGAGGTCGCACAAGTGGTGATTGATGAGCAGGTGCCCGTTGTGGTGACCGGCGCCGGCAATCCCACCAAGTACATGAAGGCCTGGGGCGATGCGGGCATCAAGGTTATTCCCGTCGTGGCTTCGGTGGCGCTGGCGCGTCTCGTGGCGCGTCGCGGAGCCACTGCCGTGGTTGCCGAGGGTACCGAATCAGGCGGCCATATTGGCGAGACCTCGACGATGGCACTGGTGCCGCAGGTTGTCGATGCGGTCGATATTCCCGTGGTTGCGGCTGGCGGCATCGCCGATGGCCGCGGTGTAGCGGCCGCCTTTATGCTCGGCGCTGCCGGAGTCCAGGTGGGAACACGCTTTCTGGTCGCAAACGAGTGCACCGTATCCGAACAGTACAAAGAGTTGGTGCTCAAGGCAGGCGACACGTCGACGCGTGCGACCGGTCGCTCGACGGGACATCCGGTTCGCGCCCTCAAGAGTCCCTTCACCAACGCGTATGCCAAGAACGAGGCGGCTGGCGCAAGCCCCGAGGAGCTCGGGGCCATGGGCACGGGCGCGCTTCGTAAAGCCGCAAAGGACGGTAATTACGAAGAGGGTTCGTATTTGTGCGGACAGATTGCCGGAATGGTCAACGAACGCCAGAGCGCGCGTGAAATCGTTGACGATCTGGTCGATGGCGCCGTGCGCGTCCTGAAGGGTGCGTCCGCATGGGTAGCGTAG